The Dehalobacter sp. genomic interval TGCCCGTTCGTTTTGCCTGCAACTGCTGAAGTTTTGAGCAGGAAGTTTCGGACTTTATTATAATCATCGGCGTTATACCAATACGCGTAAAGGGTGGTATCCTGCGTTACCGTATCTGTTGAAAAATCCCATGCGTTCTCGCACGTTGCTTCCGTATACCATCCGCCGAAGATGTAGCCTGTTCGGCTCGGATCAGCCGGCGCTGTTATCGTTCCGCAATCATACAGCTCATCCCATGTTGAAGCGCCCGAGTAATTGGGATCATACGTCACGGTTGCTTTAGAAAAATTGGCGTAGAGCGTTCCCGCTGCCGTAGTCCAAACCGTATAAGGGTTGGTATCTCCCACATTCTCACCTTCCCATACCCAGTTAACAAAGGTTGTATCCGCATTGGGCACAGCCGTAAACACATAAGCCGGTCCCGGAGTTGTCTGCCATGTAAGCGCGATCGTCCCGTTTCCTGCCGCGTAGGCATTCAGCGCTACGTTATTTTTATTTAAATTGATTTCTTTCGTTGGATTATCATTTGCAATTACTCTTGCAATATTAATATTATTGCTAAGATTCAGCCTAGTGAGGTTATTTTCATAACAGTACACTTCTGTTAATGCTGTTGACTCGC includes:
- a CDS encoding InlB B-repeat-containing protein; translation: MRKKITAVICALLLLLVLLPSTSILAGYTDTYDGYYGNDYLKLQAFLNLPSMETGKTNGQKLNATYSQDDPTTWTGVTWTGTPKRAQYIFWWSSGLAGDLDLSDFTSLESLGITGSNTPSIDVSGDTALTIIQLPGDNISSLDIAGTTALTELHIYENVLEEIDFSESTALTEVYCYENNLTRLNLSNNINIARVIANDNPTKEINLNKNNVALNAYAAGNGTIALTWQTTPGPAYVFTAVPNADTTFVNWVWEGENVGDTNPYTVWTTAAGTLYANFSKATVTYDPNYSGASTWDELYDCGTITAPADPSRTGYIFGGWYTEATCENAWDFSTDTVTQDTTLYAYWYNADDYNKVRNFLLKTSAVAGKTNGQMLNASFDADDPETWSYVYWDDEGYVGAIYWGNSELAGSLDL